A single region of the Thermoanaerobaculia bacterium genome encodes:
- the nth gene encoding endonuclease III: MVQKAKASAGPRAKRPRESAAERAARAGEILARLKTAYPEAHCALDHRNALELVVATVLSAQCTDVRVNMVTPALFAACPTPAHYAEISTGELEGLIQSTGFFRNKAKSLQGLGRALIERHGGEVPRTMAELVQLPGVGRKTANVVLGNAFGMNEGVVVDTHVGRLAGRLGLTRATDPVKIEQDLIPLFPRPDWTLLSHLLIDHGRKICNARKPLCANCFLADLCPSAAP; this comes from the coding sequence CTGGTTCAGAAAGCGAAGGCGAGCGCGGGCCCGCGCGCGAAGCGCCCGCGCGAGTCGGCCGCGGAGCGCGCGGCGCGGGCCGGGGAGATCCTGGCGCGGCTCAAGACCGCGTATCCGGAAGCGCATTGCGCCCTCGACCACCGCAACGCACTCGAGCTCGTCGTCGCCACGGTCCTCTCGGCGCAGTGCACCGACGTGCGGGTCAACATGGTCACTCCGGCGCTCTTCGCGGCCTGTCCGACGCCCGCGCACTACGCGGAGATCTCCACCGGGGAGCTCGAAGGGCTGATTCAATCCACCGGCTTCTTCCGCAACAAGGCGAAGTCGCTGCAGGGCCTCGGCCGAGCCCTTATCGAGCGCCACGGCGGCGAGGTGCCGCGCACGATGGCCGAGCTGGTGCAGCTCCCCGGCGTCGGCCGGAAGACCGCCAACGTCGTCCTCGGCAACGCCTTCGGCATGAACGAAGGCGTCGTCGTCGACACCCACGTCGGCCGCCTCGCCGGCCGCCTCGGCCTCACCCGCGCCACCGACCCGGTGAAGATCGAACAGGACCTGATCCCCCTCTTCCCGCGCCCCGACTGGACCCTCCTCTCCCACCTCCTCATCGACCACGGCAGGAAGATCTGCAACGCCCGCAAACCTCTCTGCGCCAACTGCTTCCTCGCCGACCTCT
- a CDS encoding phage holin family protein, producing the protein MSLLVRIVLNGLGLWAASKLLPGIHYDGGLLYLLLAGFVLGAVNLLVKPIVTLLSLPFVVVTLGLFFLVINGLMVWLVDFFLAGFRVDSFLWAMAGGLFLAIYNMLLRALFDKD; encoded by the coding sequence ATGAGCCTTCTCGTCCGCATCGTGCTGAACGGCCTGGGTCTCTGGGCCGCATCGAAGCTGCTGCCCGGCATCCACTACGACGGCGGCCTGCTCTATCTGCTGCTCGCTGGCTTCGTCCTCGGGGCGGTGAACCTGCTGGTCAAACCGATCGTGACGCTCCTGTCGCTGCCGTTCGTCGTCGTGACGCTGGGCCTCTTCTTCCTGGTGATCAACGGCCTGATGGTCTGGCTGGTCGATTTCTTCCTCGCCGGCTTCCGCGTCGACAGCTTCCTCTGGGCGATGGCGGGCGGCCTCTTCCTCGCGATCTACAACATGCTCCTGCGGGCGCTGTTCGACAAGGACTAG
- a CDS encoding NUDIX hydrolase, whose amino-acid sequence MRGDEVLLIATAGGRRWQLPKGHLEAGELPAEAAVREVREETGVTGSIVAALSGVDYTFVERGVHRIRKHVDYFLLTYESGSEADFEPREVVTARWFTWQEAISRLSHANDRRVAEQAWRIARERQAEPPPSEGASE is encoded by the coding sequence ATGCGCGGCGACGAGGTCCTGCTGATCGCGACCGCCGGCGGCCGCCGCTGGCAGCTGCCGAAGGGTCATCTCGAGGCCGGCGAGCTGCCGGCGGAGGCGGCGGTGCGCGAGGTGCGCGAGGAGACCGGCGTCACCGGCTCGATCGTCGCGGCCCTTTCCGGCGTCGACTACACCTTCGTCGAGCGCGGCGTCCACCGGATCCGCAAGCATGTCGACTATTTCCTGCTCACCTACGAGAGCGGCAGCGAGGCCGACTTCGAGCCGCGCGAGGTGGTGACCGCGCGCTGGTTCACCTGGCAGGAGGCGATCTCCCGACTCTCGCACGCCAACGACCGCAGGGTTGCCGAACAGGCCTGGCGTATCGCGCGCGAACGCCAGGCGGAACCTCCCCCTTCCGAAGGAGCCTCAGAATGA